Proteins from a single region of Desulfobacter postgatei 2ac9:
- the rdgC gene encoding recombination-associated protein RdgC, which translates to MGLISSTHSISRYYIDGEFTDGAAEGVRRGLIENAIPEIENEYDEISAGWSPLETPYKPDFQSTSFIFGTYFAFSLRIDKKSIPAKLVQKHMAIEMEKKKKESGRPFISKNEKTEIKEMVIDILMHKTPFIPNIYDVLWDYEDKNLILFSTQKAANELFETLFFKSFDHKPIKIFPYTIVEKLGRFSNDKKDRVLALSPLNTKGA; encoded by the coding sequence TCCATCAGCCGTTATTATATTGACGGTGAATTTACTGACGGTGCTGCAGAAGGTGTCCGCCGGGGATTGATTGAAAACGCCATCCCTGAAATTGAAAACGAATACGATGAAATATCAGCCGGATGGTCTCCCCTTGAAACCCCCTATAAACCAGACTTTCAATCAACTTCTTTTATATTCGGCACCTATTTTGCCTTTTCTCTGCGAATTGATAAAAAATCAATCCCGGCTAAACTGGTTCAAAAACATATGGCCATTGAAATGGAGAAAAAAAAGAAAGAAAGCGGCAGACCCTTTATTTCAAAAAATGAAAAAACTGAAATAAAGGAGATGGTCATCGATATTTTGATGCATAAAACACCCTTTATTCCAAATATCTATGATGTGTTATGGGATTATGAAGATAAAAACTTAATCTTATTTTCCACCCAAAAGGCGGCCAATGAATTATTTGAAACCTTGTTTTTCAAATCCTTTGACCATAAACCCATTAAAATATTTCCCTATACAATAGTGGAAAAGCTGGGCAGATTTTCAAACGATAAAAAAGACAGGGTGCTGGCTCTATCGCCCTTAAATACGAAAGGTGCATGA
- a CDS encoding ribose-phosphate diphosphokinase, whose protein sequence is MTDDLKIFSGGSNPDLATEICGNIGIHLSPMETSRFSNDNLFVQIKESVREKDVFVVQSLSTPVSDHLMELMITLDALRSASAKRITAVIPYYSYARSDKKDAPRISIAARLVADLLKTAGADRVLTMDLHADAVHGFFSIPVDHLTAIPTICDYFAAFLDLSKVVVVATDAGGAKRAGRFAKRLDTSLAIIDKRRLSDSDVQQGLVVGNVKGLDAIIFDDEISTGGTLVSTVETLSRAGAAKVYVGATHPVLCGHAVEKLNQTFISEIVVTNTVHVPVEKQFPQLKSLSVASLFARAIKHIHTGESVSGLF, encoded by the coding sequence ATGACAGATGATTTAAAAATATTTTCCGGTGGATCCAATCCGGATCTGGCAACGGAAATTTGTGGGAATATCGGAATTCATTTAAGTCCGATGGAAACATCCCGGTTTTCAAATGACAATTTGTTTGTTCAGATTAAGGAAAGTGTCAGGGAAAAAGATGTATTTGTTGTCCAGTCTTTGAGCACACCTGTCAGTGATCATCTCATGGAATTGATGATTACCCTGGATGCCCTGCGTAGCGCATCTGCTAAACGGATTACAGCTGTCATCCCTTATTATTCATATGCCCGGTCCGATAAGAAGGATGCGCCAAGAATATCCATTGCTGCCCGCCTGGTTGCCGATCTTTTGAAAACTGCCGGGGCAGACCGGGTACTGACTATGGATCTGCACGCCGATGCCGTGCATGGATTTTTCAGCATTCCCGTGGATCATTTAACAGCCATACCCACAATCTGTGATTATTTTGCAGCGTTCCTGGATCTGTCAAAGGTGGTGGTGGTGGCCACAGATGCCGGCGGTGCTAAAAGAGCCGGACGGTTTGCCAAACGTCTGGACACCTCCCTTGCCATCATTGACAAACGTCGGCTCAGCGATTCAGATGTTCAGCAGGGGCTGGTTGTGGGTAATGTAAAGGGTCTGGATGCCATTATTTTTGACGATGAAATATCCACAGGGGGAACCCTGGTGAGCACCGTTGAGACCTTGAGCCGCGCAGGAGCGGCTAAGGTTTATGTTGGTGCAACCCATCCGGTGCTTTGCGGCCACGCAGTGGAAAAATTAAATCAAACTTTCATATCTGAGATTGTGGTCACCAACACGGTACATGTTCCTGTAGAAAAACAGTTTCCCCAGCTTAAATCCTTGTCAGTGGCATCTCTTTTTGCCCGGGCCATCAAGCACATCCATACAGGAGAGAGTGTTTCAGGGCTTTTTTAA
- a CDS encoding peptidylprolyl isomerase — translation MADLTAIMETSKGTINITLFADKTPYTVGNFVNLAKRQYYNGLTFHRVISDFMIQGGCPYGNGMGGPGYEFEDEFKKDLKHDKPGILSMANAGPGTNGSQFFITHVPTPHLDGMHTVFGAVVSEADQDVVNSITQGDTIESITIKGNVGSVFKKIQPKLDVWNKTLNKSFPKLPKA, via the coding sequence ATGGCAGATTTAACAGCGATTATGGAAACTTCAAAAGGCACGATTAACATTACGCTTTTTGCAGACAAGACCCCCTATACCGTGGGCAATTTTGTAAACCTTGCCAAACGCCAATATTATAACGGTTTAACCTTTCACCGTGTGATTTCAGATTTCATGATCCAGGGTGGATGTCCTTACGGCAATGGTATGGGCGGCCCGGGCTATGAATTTGAAGATGAATTCAAAAAAGATCTCAAACATGACAAGCCCGGCATCCTGTCAATGGCCAATGCCGGTCCCGGGACCAACGGCAGCCAGTTTTTTATTACTCACGTCCCCACACCCCATCTCGACGGTATGCATACGGTATTCGGGGCAGTTGTCAGCGAAGCAGATCAGGATGTAGTCAACAGTATTACCCAGGGAGATACTATTGAAAGCATCACCATCAAAGGCAATGTGGGTTCTGTGTTCAAGAAGATTCAACCCAAACTGGATGTGTGGAATAAAACCCTGAACAAGTCCTTTCCCAAGCTTCCCAAAGCTTGA